The Acidobacteriota bacterium genome includes a window with the following:
- a CDS encoding sigma-54 dependent transcriptional regulator, translating into MSLEARILVVDDDPSQRELLAGCLRDMGAEVVEAAGGEQALEALEAGSFDLLLTDQRMPGIDGRELLRRVRALDPGIGVILVTAYGTVEQAVACLKEGAADYLLKPVDLDELEIVMRRRLEEVQLQRENRQLRQRLGEIESIPGIITAGGPMAEVLSTVARVARSEVPVLILGESGTGKEVVARAIHQASARADGPFVAVNGAALSPTLLESELFGHEKGAFTGAERQRIGRFEAAAGGTLFLDEVGELAPEIQVKLLRVLQQKEIERVGSSRPLPVDVRLIAATNSDVVRAVREGKFREDFYYRLAVVTIDLPPLRCRRADIPLLVEHFLERYGAAEGPPKRFSREAMSALVRYDFPGNVRELENIVQRALVLARGSQITTADLPPAVAAAPASSVAGGEEGLTLPERVAALERRAIEQALAETEGNQSRAAALLGISERALRYKLGKFREARE; encoded by the coding sequence ATGAGCCTGGAGGCGCGCATTCTGGTGGTCGACGACGATCCCTCCCAGCGGGAGCTGCTGGCCGGATGCCTGCGGGACATGGGAGCCGAGGTGGTGGAGGCCGCCGGCGGTGAGCAGGCGCTCGAAGCGTTGGAGGCGGGGTCGTTCGACCTGCTGCTCACCGATCAGCGTATGCCGGGGATCGATGGCCGGGAACTCTTGCGCCGGGTGCGGGCCCTCGATCCCGGCATCGGGGTGATCCTGGTCACGGCGTACGGCACGGTGGAGCAGGCGGTGGCTTGCCTGAAGGAGGGGGCTGCCGATTACCTGCTCAAACCCGTGGATCTCGATGAGCTGGAAATCGTCATGCGGCGACGGCTCGAGGAGGTGCAGCTCCAGCGGGAGAACCGCCAGTTGCGGCAGCGCTTGGGCGAAATCGAGTCGATCCCCGGCATCATCACGGCCGGCGGACCCATGGCCGAAGTCCTATCCACCGTCGCCCGGGTGGCCCGCTCGGAAGTGCCGGTGCTGATTCTCGGTGAATCGGGTACCGGCAAGGAAGTGGTCGCCCGGGCGATCCACCAGGCCAGTGCGCGGGCCGACGGACCCTTCGTCGCGGTCAACGGTGCGGCTCTCTCGCCGACCCTGCTCGAGAGCGAACTCTTCGGTCATGAGAAGGGAGCCTTCACCGGCGCCGAACGGCAGCGTATCGGGCGCTTCGAAGCCGCCGCGGGAGGCACCCTCTTCCTCGACGAGGTGGGAGAACTGGCGCCGGAGATCCAGGTCAAGCTCCTGCGGGTCCTGCAGCAGAAGGAGATCGAGCGGGTGGGCTCTTCCCGCCCCCTGCCGGTGGACGTGCGACTGATCGCGGCGACCAACAGCGACGTGGTCCGGGCCGTACGGGAGGGGAAGTTCCGGGAAGATTTCTACTACCGGCTGGCGGTGGTCACCATCGATCTGCCGCCCTTGCGTTGCCGCCGGGCGGACATCCCCCTGCTGGTGGAGCACTTCCTCGAGCGCTACGGAGCGGCCGAAGGGCCTCCCAAGCGCTTTTCCCGGGAGGCCATGAGCGCCCTGGTGCGTTACGACTTTCCCGGTAACGTGCGAGAGCTGGAAAACATCGTGCAGCGGGCGCTGGTGCTGGCCCGCGGCTCTCAGATCACCACCGCCGATTTGCCCCCGGCCGTGGCGGCGGCCCCGGCCTCGAGCGTCGCGGGCGGGGAGGAGGGCCTTACCCTTCCCGAGCGTGTGGCGGCCCTCGAGCGCCGGGCCATCGAGCAGGCCCTGGCGGAAACGGAGGGCAATCAATCGCGGGCGGCCGCCCTGCTGGGGATCTCGGAGCGGGCTCTGCGTTACAAACTCGGCAAGTTTCGCGAGGCGCGGGAGTAG
- a CDS encoding HAMP domain-containing sensor histidine kinase produces MRRPRPFLSVFILFAAAVVLVGWALVEARRQRQEVGQALAGQAALLARSLGPGLEAADAAMREVDQQIFARMLDNARLLSRLAASRALDAAVLAEQVEAAGLDSAAWIGIDGRPLAVAGTPIEEEDLQAMAPLLAGEVDEMIFGAAVGPGNEHLGAAAADRGGIVFVRVHGESARTLVRRLGVGRLLAELVAEPGVLYLEYRVAGPRPLVAGVAWDGGPIPPQPLPGGQGLRLVRGREVFEVDAPLDLIAGERGRLRVGLDGRRVQEAAAAAARRTILVALALVMFALATAGLVYVSRARALERADAARRLAEAELARRRSERLAAAGALTAGLAHEVRSPLNAISLAAQRIERRPPAGEGECAAFAARIRAEVARLDRVLREFLELARPVGRDREKLDLARLARGVVELLEPQATAKGVKLAEPEGTAVVEADAGAMRRALVNLLLNALEASPAGSQIETRVFRERDAVVMEVLDRGRGIDPADRERLFDAFVTTRADGSGLGLSLVRRVMDEHDGSCGLEPREGGGTRAWLRLPAGNQEEKA; encoded by the coding sequence ATGCGCAGGCCCCGTCCTTTCCTTTCCGTCTTCATCCTGTTCGCCGCGGCGGTGGTGCTGGTGGGTTGGGCCCTGGTGGAGGCCCGGCGCCAGCGGCAGGAGGTAGGGCAGGCCCTGGCCGGCCAGGCCGCCTTGCTGGCCAGAAGCCTGGGGCCCGGCCTCGAGGCGGCGGACGCGGCGATGCGGGAGGTGGACCAGCAGATCTTCGCACGGATGCTGGACAACGCCCGGTTGCTCTCCAGGCTGGCGGCGAGTCGGGCCCTGGATGCTGCGGTGCTGGCCGAGCAGGTGGAGGCGGCAGGTCTGGACAGCGCTGCCTGGATCGGCATCGATGGAAGGCCCCTGGCCGTGGCGGGGACCCCGATCGAAGAAGAGGACCTCCAGGCGATGGCCCCGCTGCTGGCCGGTGAGGTGGACGAGATGATCTTCGGCGCCGCCGTGGGGCCGGGGAACGAACATCTGGGAGCGGCGGCCGCCGATCGGGGCGGGATCGTCTTCGTACGGGTGCACGGCGAGTCGGCCCGGACGCTGGTCCGACGCCTGGGGGTCGGTCGCCTGCTGGCCGAACTGGTCGCCGAGCCCGGCGTGCTCTACCTCGAGTACCGGGTGGCGGGGCCGCGGCCGCTGGTGGCCGGGGTCGCCTGGGACGGCGGGCCGATCCCGCCGCAGCCCCTGCCCGGGGGCCAGGGGCTGCGGTTGGTGCGGGGGCGAGAGGTTTTCGAGGTCGACGCTCCCCTGGACCTGATCGCGGGTGAGCGGGGCCGCCTCAGGGTGGGCCTCGACGGTCGGCGGGTGCAGGAGGCGGCGGCCGCCGCCGCCCGCCGAACGATCCTGGTGGCCCTGGCCCTGGTGATGTTCGCCCTGGCCACCGCCGGCCTGGTCTACGTCAGCCGGGCGCGCGCCCTCGAGCGGGCGGACGCCGCCCGTCGCCTGGCGGAAGCCGAACTGGCCAGGCGCCGCTCCGAGCGCCTGGCCGCTGCCGGCGCCCTGACCGCGGGGCTGGCCCACGAGGTGCGCTCGCCGCTCAACGCGATTTCTCTGGCGGCCCAGCGCATCGAGCGTCGCCCGCCGGCGGGCGAGGGCGAATGCGCCGCCTTTGCCGCACGGATTCGCGCGGAAGTGGCACGGCTCGACCGGGTGTTGCGCGAGTTTCTCGAACTGGCCCGGCCCGTGGGTCGCGACCGGGAAAAGCTCGACCTGGCCCGGCTCGCCCGTGGGGTGGTGGAGCTTCTCGAACCCCAGGCCACCGCCAAGGGCGTGAAACTGGCCGAGCCGGAGGGGACGGCGGTGGTCGAGGCGGACGCGGGGGCCATGCGGCGGGCCCTGGTCAACCTGCTGCTCAACGCACTGGAGGCCAGCCCCGCCGGTTCGCAGATCGAAACACGGGTGTTCCGGGAGCGGGACGCAGTGGTGATGGAAGTCCTCGACCGCGGGAGGGGCATCGACCCTGCGGACCGGGAGCGGCTCTTCGATGCCTTCGTCACCACGCGGGCCGACGGCAGTGGGCTGGGCCTTTCCCTGGTGCGGCGGGTGATGGACGAGCACGATGGGAGTTGCGGGCTCGAGCCTCGAGAAGGGGGGGGGACCCGGGCCTGGCTGCGGCTTCCCGCGGGGAACCAAGAGGAGAAGGCATGA
- a CDS encoding lysophospholipid acyltransferase family protein yields MNDPRAEPISGKDTGARWQGLDQRRIWGKPLPGIARRFDRFLCRFFLACFHSRLLDVQGLEHIHPDNDPFIVVLNHNQRVEALLLPLLMIHHRSGRMIHFLTDWIFYIIPVVGSYYRRSQAIIVMRKDAKLRVFNRLKPWLAQPGSAMERAMKVLAEGRSVGIFPEGTINRHPTRLLRGSPSAARLSLESGASVIPVGLRFPRHEGDGPIGDLQPLEVHFGAPLSPPPIEGPRAKAAEVRQWHARVMGEIARLSGKSWPE; encoded by the coding sequence ATGAACGACCCACGCGCCGAGCCGATCTCGGGAAAAGATACCGGCGCGCGGTGGCAGGGCCTCGACCAGCGCCGCATCTGGGGCAAGCCTCTGCCCGGCATCGCCCGGCGCTTCGATCGTTTTCTCTGCCGCTTTTTTCTGGCCTGCTTCCACTCCCGCCTGCTCGACGTCCAGGGCCTCGAGCACATTCATCCGGACAACGACCCCTTCATCGTGGTGCTCAACCACAATCAGCGGGTGGAGGCCCTGTTGTTGCCCTTGCTGATGATCCACCATCGCAGCGGCCGGATGATCCACTTCCTGACCGACTGGATCTTCTACATCATTCCTGTCGTCGGTTCCTACTACCGGCGCAGCCAGGCGATCATCGTCATGCGCAAGGATGCCAAGTTGCGCGTTTTCAACCGCCTCAAGCCATGGCTCGCCCAGCCGGGCAGCGCCATGGAGCGGGCGATGAAGGTGCTCGCCGAGGGGCGCTCGGTGGGGATCTTCCCCGAGGGAACGATCAATCGCCATCCTACCCGGCTGCTGCGTGGAAGCCCTTCGGCGGCGCGCCTTTCCCTCGAAAGTGGGGCCAGCGTGATTCCCGTGGGCCTTCGCTTCCCCCGCCACGAGGGGGACGGACCCATCGGTGACCTCCAGCCGCTCGAGGTGCACTTCGGCGCTCCCCTGTCGCCGCCGCCGATCGAGGGGCCCCGGGCGAAGGCGGCGGAGGTGCGCCAGTGGCATGCCCGGGTGATGGGAGAGATCGCGCGGCTGTCGGGCAAGAGCTGGCCCGAGTAG
- a CDS encoding alpha/beta fold hydrolase, whose product MSATAWSADRPTAQLPLLEPSWWARNPHLQTIIGVKAPAPAMPGSEQQIWVQVEEGTEVRLKVAGPGARARGTVLLVHGMGGSSDASYLLRLARSAVLERWNAARLDLRGCGGTEARARSLHNASQGGDLGHCLARLEREGLPRPFVIVGFSLGGALALSYAGRSGGDCLADRIVAANPPVDVGACVDAVDAPGNALYRRYFVRRLCRLVRLSRRYMTVPGPEASPRTVRSLRHFDEVFTAPSGGFADVEEYYTRASAGRVIDGVRRPALVLSAKDDPFIPYRIFPGCHRRARECVEFLHPDYGGHGGYWQVRRPRFWLLEVLLRQLRLAAGC is encoded by the coding sequence ATGTCCGCCACCGCCTGGTCCGCCGACCGTCCCACAGCACAGCTTCCCCTCCTCGAGCCGTCCTGGTGGGCGCGCAATCCCCACTTGCAGACCATCATCGGCGTCAAGGCGCCCGCGCCGGCCATGCCGGGTTCCGAGCAGCAGATCTGGGTCCAGGTGGAGGAGGGCACCGAGGTTCGGCTCAAAGTGGCGGGACCGGGGGCCCGCGCCCGGGGGACGGTGTTGCTGGTCCATGGCATGGGAGGCTCGTCGGACGCTTCGTACCTGTTGCGGCTGGCTCGTTCGGCGGTGCTCGAGCGGTGGAATGCGGCGCGCCTCGATCTGCGGGGCTGCGGCGGCACCGAGGCCCGGGCGCGCAGTCTCCACAACGCGAGCCAGGGCGGTGATCTTGGGCACTGCCTGGCGCGGCTGGAGCGGGAGGGACTGCCCCGGCCCTTCGTCATCGTCGGCTTTTCCCTCGGCGGGGCGTTGGCGCTGAGCTATGCCGGGCGCAGCGGCGGGGACTGCCTGGCGGACCGGATCGTGGCCGCCAACCCGCCGGTCGACGTGGGAGCCTGCGTGGATGCGGTGGACGCTCCGGGCAACGCGCTCTACCGGCGCTACTTCGTCCGCCGCCTGTGTCGGCTGGTGCGGCTGTCCCGGCGCTACATGACCGTTCCGGGTCCCGAGGCATCACCGCGCACGGTGCGCAGCCTGCGGCACTTCGACGAAGTGTTCACCGCGCCGTCGGGAGGCTTCGCCGACGTCGAGGAGTACTACACTCGGGCCAGTGCCGGCCGGGTGATCGACGGCGTGCGGCGGCCGGCGCTGGTGCTCTCGGCCAAGGACGATCCCTTCATCCCCTACCGGATTTTTCCGGGTTGCCACCGGCGAGCACGGGAGTGCGTCGAATTCCTGCACCCCGACTACGGCGGCCACGGGGGCTACTGGCAGGTACGGCGCCCGCGCTTCTGGCTGCTCGAGGTGCTCCTGCGGCAGTTGCGGCTCGCCGCGGGCTGCTAG
- a CDS encoding GNAT family N-acetyltransferase: protein MRLSIIDHPAELASIGEAWRQLEQADPPSVIGTFHFLSAWCRQRLGEDQLQVLVFHQGSECVGIAPLMIAQRRMGPLRVPTLLYLSRNGYVPGARLLARPDAREIVAEALVDHLLHRDRPWHAVRLNNIEPGGPLEATIRRRQEDGARINFGPDEGSATIPLPADWQELMAGFRRDRRKTLRNKTRRMEEELGLENRAVRDLREMLPALDECFAVSARSWQGRAGTGIDSNAPSRAFYRDLLTDYARRGQARIQLLRAGGRAVAFELSLAHRDTHYALKTGYDEAFKEYGPGVIVEAAAFRAALEAGDRRVELFHPASQAKLAWGVTSKPFRRVTLFTGSLSGRLLQFARSGRQRALATLRSGA, encoded by the coding sequence GTGCGACTGTCGATCATCGACCATCCCGCCGAACTGGCCTCCATCGGGGAGGCCTGGCGGCAGCTCGAGCAGGCGGATCCACCATCGGTGATCGGCACCTTCCATTTTCTTTCGGCCTGGTGCCGCCAGCGCCTCGGAGAAGACCAGCTCCAAGTGCTGGTCTTCCACCAAGGCTCCGAATGCGTCGGCATCGCTCCGCTGATGATCGCCCAGCGCCGGATGGGACCGCTGCGGGTGCCCACCCTGCTCTACCTCTCCCGCAACGGCTATGTGCCCGGTGCCCGGCTGCTGGCCCGCCCCGACGCACGCGAAATCGTCGCCGAAGCCCTGGTCGACCACCTGCTGCACCGGGATCGGCCCTGGCATGCCGTGCGCCTGAACAACATCGAGCCCGGCGGCCCCCTCGAGGCCACGATTCGTCGGCGGCAGGAGGACGGGGCGCGGATCAACTTCGGTCCGGACGAGGGGTCGGCCACTATCCCCCTGCCCGCAGACTGGCAGGAGCTGATGGCCGGTTTTCGCCGCGACCGCCGCAAGACCCTGCGCAACAAGACCCGCCGCATGGAAGAGGAGTTGGGCCTCGAGAACCGGGCCGTTCGCGACCTGCGGGAGATGCTCCCGGCTCTCGATGAGTGCTTCGCGGTCTCGGCCCGGAGTTGGCAGGGCCGCGCGGGAACCGGCATCGACTCCAACGCCCCATCCCGGGCCTTCTACCGCGACTTGCTGACGGATTACGCCCGCCGGGGCCAGGCCAGGATCCAGCTTTTGCGCGCCGGCGGGCGTGCCGTGGCCTTTGAACTTTCCCTCGCCCATCGCGACACCCACTACGCCTTGAAGACCGGATACGACGAAGCCTTCAAAGAGTATGGCCCGGGCGTGATCGTCGAGGCCGCGGCTTTCCGCGCGGCCCTCGAAGCCGGAGACCGGCGGGTGGAACTCTTCCATCCCGCCAGCCAGGCCAAGCTCGCCTGGGGAGTGACATCGAAGCCGTTCCGGCGCGTGACCCTCTTCACCGGCTCGCTCTCCGGCCGACTGCTCCAATTTGCCCGCAGTGGTCGGCAAAGGGCGCTGGCCACCCTCCGCAGCGGCGCGTAG
- a CDS encoding fatty acid desaturase yields MTQKKPPINWPTALWLVLSLAAAVVAAPAYVHFYGFSLFEFLVFFVMAYATGLSITIGYHRLFAHRSFDAISPVAVITGLLGAATFQNSVLDWASEHRYHHKYVDRDGFPYDPYNINRGFFYAHMGWLFRNREPKLPRDNVADLEQSRFLVWQDRWILPLMIGMCFGFPVLLALGWGLLVGVEPTRAALAGLVFGGIVRVVAVQHATFFINSLCHYIGRRPYNGLCTARDSGLVAFFTFGEGYHNFHHTFQADYRNGIRAWHFDPGKWVIWLLARLGLAWNLRRVAEETIRMARLREKRRDLERSLSVRLDEIRHKAVELMTGLEESLDEMHHRSRVLWSEYRRVQQQRGAERRRRLREIRRELRSLRREFRRQFRAWEAAWHAARAQLAAA; encoded by the coding sequence ATGACCCAGAAAAAGCCCCCCATCAACTGGCCGACGGCCTTGTGGCTGGTCCTGTCCCTGGCCGCCGCCGTGGTCGCGGCGCCTGCCTACGTTCACTTCTACGGTTTTTCGCTCTTCGAATTTCTCGTTTTTTTCGTGATGGCCTATGCCACCGGTCTGAGCATCACCATCGGTTATCACCGCTTGTTCGCCCATCGCAGCTTCGACGCCATTTCACCGGTGGCCGTGATCACCGGGCTGCTGGGCGCGGCCACGTTTCAGAACTCGGTGCTGGACTGGGCCAGCGAGCACCGTTACCACCACAAGTACGTCGACCGCGACGGATTCCCCTACGACCCCTACAACATCAACAGGGGGTTTTTCTATGCCCACATGGGTTGGCTGTTTCGCAACCGCGAACCCAAGCTGCCCCGTGACAACGTGGCCGACCTGGAGCAGAGTCGCTTTCTGGTCTGGCAGGATCGCTGGATCCTGCCCCTGATGATCGGGATGTGCTTCGGCTTTCCGGTCCTTCTGGCCCTGGGCTGGGGCTTGCTGGTCGGCGTCGAGCCGACTCGAGCGGCACTGGCGGGCCTGGTCTTCGGCGGTATCGTGCGGGTGGTGGCCGTGCAGCACGCCACCTTCTTTATCAACAGCCTGTGCCACTACATCGGTCGGCGCCCCTACAACGGGCTGTGCACGGCTCGGGACAGCGGCCTGGTGGCTTTCTTCACCTTCGGTGAGGGCTATCACAACTTCCATCACACCTTCCAGGCCGACTACCGCAACGGCATCCGTGCCTGGCACTTCGATCCGGGCAAGTGGGTGATCTGGCTGCTGGCGCGGCTGGGCCTGGCCTGGAACCTGCGGCGGGTGGCGGAGGAGACGATCCGCATGGCCCGCCTGCGGGAGAAGCGCCGCGATCTCGAGCGCAGCCTCAGCGTTCGGCTGGACGAGATCCGGCACAAGGCCGTCGAACTGATGACCGGTCTCGAAGAGAGCCTCGACGAAATGCATCATCGCTCCCGGGTCCTGTGGTCCGAGTACCGGCGGGTCCAGCAGCAGCGGGGAGCCGAACGCCGCCGCCGCCTGCGGGAGATTCGCCGGGAGTTGCGTTCGCTGCGTCGGGAGTTCCGCAGGCAGTTTCGGGCCTGGGAGGCGGCGTGGCATGCGGCGCGCGCTCAGCTCGCCGCAGCCTGA